The candidate division WOR-3 bacterium genome includes a window with the following:
- a CDS encoding archease yields the protein MKTEKYQLLEHTADLMVAIYGRDLPELFRNAAFMLFDVMVELKQVEPNLTEEVKLNSFNLEELFLDWLRELLYRFSTRGFVPVAVVIEELKPEAGELKAKLTGEIYQPEKHGLKIEIKTPTYHQYRLEKGPTGWTATVVLDV from the coding sequence GTGAAAACCGAAAAGTATCAACTCCTGGAACACACCGCTGACCTGATGGTGGCAATTTACGGCCGGGACCTGCCCGAACTTTTCCGCAATGCGGCATTTATGCTTTTTGATGTGATGGTGGAGCTGAAACAAGTTGAGCCGAACTTGACCGAAGAGGTGAAGTTGAATTCGTTTAACCTGGAGGAACTATTTCTTGACTGGTTGCGCGAACTGCTCTATCGATTTTCCACCCGTGGTTTTGTGCCCGTTGCGGTGGTGATTGAAGAACTCAAACCGGAGGCGGGCGAACTGAAGGCAAAACTAACCGGCGAGATTTATCAACCGGAAAAGCACGGTTTGAAGATAGAAATCAAGACCCCGACCTATCATCAGTACCGGCTGGAGAAAGGTCCGACCGGCTGGACTGCAACCGTGGTCTTAGATGTTTAG
- a CDS encoding cysteine desulfurase gives MKRRIYLDNNSTTPIDPRVRQAIEPFLNEIFGNPSNLHSFGREAAEGIARAREQVADFLNAKPEEIFFTSGGTEANNWAIKGVAVALMLERGRHIITSPIEHASILGSAQYLSEQGWQVTFLPVDSYGIVDPAAVQKAITKETALVSVMLANNEIGTIEPIKEIAAICKNAGVLLHTDAVSAAGKMKIDVRELGVDLLTISGHKIHAPKGVGVLFIREGVKIHPLIHGGHHEKGRRAGTENIIGIVGMGMACNILKNEWQSHAAKMLRLRQRLEEQILSRVPDVRLNGHPEKRLVNTSHFSVAYVEGEALLMNLDLEGIAVASGSACSSGEPEPSPTVKAINIPPLFRNSVVRFSLGDETTEADIDYTVEVFERVVKRLREISPLKSAH, from the coding sequence ATGAAACGACGGATTTATCTGGACAACAACTCAACAACACCAATTGACCCAAGAGTCCGGCAGGCGATTGAACCTTTTCTGAACGAAATCTTTGGCAACCCTTCCAACCTGCACTCCTTTGGCCGGGAAGCGGCCGAAGGTATCGCCCGGGCGCGCGAACAGGTTGCCGACTTCTTAAATGCCAAACCCGAAGAAATCTTCTTTACCAGCGGTGGCACCGAAGCGAACAACTGGGCGATTAAAGGAGTGGCGGTGGCGCTGATGCTCGAACGCGGCCGGCACATCATCACGAGCCCGATTGAACACGCCTCAATTTTGGGCAGCGCCCAGTATCTATCCGAGCAGGGCTGGCAGGTAACCTTTCTGCCGGTTGACTCGTACGGTATTGTTGACCCGGCAGCGGTGCAAAAGGCAATAACAAAAGAGACCGCACTCGTGAGCGTAATGCTCGCCAACAACGAGATTGGTACGATTGAACCTATCAAAGAGATTGCCGCTATCTGTAAAAATGCCGGGGTGTTATTGCATACCGATGCGGTATCCGCCGCCGGTAAAATGAAAATTGATGTCCGGGAACTGGGTGTTGACCTATTGACCATCTCGGGCCACAAAATTCATGCACCCAAAGGTGTTGGTGTCCTTTTCATCCGGGAGGGTGTCAAAATTCATCCCCTGATCCACGGCGGTCATCATGAGAAGGGGCGGCGTGCCGGTACCGAAAACATCATCGGCATCGTGGGAATGGGTATGGCATGCAACATCTTGAAAAACGAGTGGCAAAGCCACGCTGCAAAGATGCTACGCTTGCGCCAGCGTCTTGAAGAACAAATCCTCTCCCGGGTGCCTGATGTCCGGCTCAATGGCCATCCGGAAAAACGGCTTGTCAATACGAGCCACTTCAGCGTCGCCTATGTTGAAGGGGAAGCCCTCTTGATGAACTTAGACCTCGAAGGGATTGCGGTTGCCTCGGGTTCCGCCTGCTCTTCCGGCGAACCAGAACCATCACCTACGGTCAAGGCAATCAACATCCCGCCCCTCTTTCGTAATTCGGTTGTCCGGTTCTCATTGGGCGACGAAACTACCGAAGCCGATATTGACTACACCGTCGAGGTTTTTGAGCGGGTGGTCAAAAGGTTGCGGGAGATTTCGCCCTTAAAATCGGCACACTAA
- the lspA gene encoding signal peptidase II produces MAAALRRSFVWAAIASLFADQLTKILVYGITGGVEGGAPIRILGDILKISYTTNTRGVFGIPFGPRLMYFILPGIGIILVLIFALKTKSTWLGSAYGLILGGALGNLIDRFRLGFVIDFIDFELRSLRIRWFTFNLADAFVVIGVIMIFLYEIAGTIKNRQQKSKEAKEHETTDLSGQQLNNTN; encoded by the coding sequence ATGGCTGCTGCCCTGCGCCGGTCGTTTGTCTGGGCCGCCATCGCATCACTATTTGCTGACCAGCTGACAAAAATCCTTGTTTACGGAATCACCGGCGGTGTTGAAGGTGGTGCACCGATTCGAATTCTCGGCGACATTCTCAAGATTTCCTACACCACCAACACCCGGGGTGTTTTTGGCATTCCTTTTGGTCCGCGGCTGATGTACTTCATCCTGCCCGGCATCGGCATCATCCTTGTCCTAATTTTTGCCCTGAAAACCAAAAGCACCTGGCTCGGCTCAGCCTACGGCCTGATTCTGGGCGGCGCTTTGGGCAACCTTATTGACCGGTTCCGGCTGGGATTTGTTATCGACTTTATTGATTTTGAACTGCGTTCGCTCCGTATCCGCTGGTTTACCTTCAACCTGGCGGATGCCTTTGTTGTTATCGGGGTGATAATGATTTTCCTTTACGAAATCGCCGGTACGATCAAAAACCGGCAGCAGAAATCAAAGGAGGCAAAAGAGCATGAAACGACGGATTTATCTGGACAACAACTCAACAACACCAATTGA
- a CDS encoding vitamin B12-dependent ribonucleotide reductase, which translates to MKKVELSANAIEVLRRRYLRRDEQGNIIETPEAMFFRVARTIAEIDARYGASSAEVERLTEEFYELMSGLLFLPNSPTLMNAGTELGQLSACFVLPVGDSMEEIFDAVKYAALIHKSGGGTGFSFSRLRPKGDVVGSTKGVSSGPLSFMSVFDAATEAVKQGGRRRGANMGLLRVDHPDIQEFITCKDDPNRFTNFNISVGVTEGFMRAVLEDREYALINPRSHEVVQRLRAQEVFNLIVHQAWKNGEPGIVFLDRVNAANPVPAEGEIEATNPCGEQPLLPYESCNLGSINLARMVKESTVDWELLGQVVQKAVHFLDNVIDANRYPLPVIAEKTRANRKIGLGVMGWADMLAQLGIPYNAAEALELAEAVMKFILEQGKRASQQLAKARGVFPNFEKSVYYPDEKLRNATITTIAPTGSLSIIAGCSSGIEPYFALAFERNILDGTRLKEVNPYLRAELEKRGIWNQALEQALFAEGKLSKIPDVPDDLKLRFVTALELTPEEHIRMQAAFQRYVQNAVSKTVNLANQASEEDVRRVFLLAYELGCKGVTVYRDGSRAAQVLSVQSTAEAVKPRGRAPLLTGVTRKMATGCGNLYVTINRDESGRLFEVFTNIGKAGVCAQAQAEAMGRLVSLALRSGVEPRQIVKQLKGISCQSHAWSKNDKITSCADAIAKALEQELGEVVEVEKGKEGACPDCGGRVEFQEGCLVCVSCGFSKCP; encoded by the coding sequence ATGAAGAAGGTTGAGTTATCAGCCAATGCGATTGAGGTGCTGAGGCGCCGCTATTTGCGCCGGGACGAGCAGGGTAACATCATTGAGACACCCGAAGCGATGTTTTTCCGGGTGGCAAGGACGATTGCTGAGATCGATGCCCGCTACGGTGCCAGTTCGGCTGAGGTTGAGCGGTTGACTGAGGAGTTTTACGAGTTGATGAGCGGTCTGCTATTTCTGCCCAACTCCCCCACCTTGATGAACGCCGGGACCGAACTGGGCCAGTTGAGCGCCTGTTTTGTCCTGCCGGTGGGTGATTCAATGGAAGAGATTTTTGATGCGGTGAAGTATGCGGCGCTGATTCACAAGTCGGGCGGTGGCACCGGGTTCAGTTTCTCGCGGCTGCGACCCAAAGGGGATGTGGTTGGCTCTACCAAGGGAGTCAGTTCCGGACCGCTCTCTTTTATGAGCGTTTTTGATGCCGCAACCGAGGCGGTAAAACAGGGTGGCAGACGCCGGGGCGCCAATATGGGGCTCTTACGGGTTGACCATCCCGATATTCAGGAGTTTATCACCTGCAAGGACGACCCAAATCGGTTCACGAACTTTAATATCTCGGTCGGCGTGACCGAGGGGTTTATGCGCGCGGTACTGGAGGACCGGGAGTACGCGCTGATCAATCCCCGTTCCCATGAGGTGGTGCAGCGGTTGCGGGCGCAGGAGGTTTTTAATTTGATTGTCCATCAGGCGTGGAAGAATGGCGAACCGGGAATAGTTTTCCTTGACCGGGTGAATGCGGCGAATCCGGTGCCGGCTGAGGGCGAAATTGAGGCAACCAACCCCTGCGGCGAACAGCCGCTTCTGCCCTATGAGTCCTGCAACCTTGGTTCAATCAATCTGGCGCGGATGGTTAAAGAGAGCACGGTCGACTGGGAACTTTTAGGTCAGGTGGTGCAAAAGGCGGTACACTTCCTTGACAATGTGATTGACGCCAACCGGTATCCGCTGCCGGTGATTGCCGAAAAGACGCGCGCCAATCGGAAGATTGGTCTCGGTGTGATGGGCTGGGCTGATATGCTGGCGCAACTCGGGATTCCGTACAATGCGGCAGAGGCGCTTGAGTTAGCCGAAGCGGTGATGAAGTTCATTCTTGAGCAGGGCAAGCGGGCGTCCCAGCAACTGGCAAAGGCAAGGGGTGTGTTTCCGAACTTTGAAAAGAGCGTTTACTATCCGGATGAAAAGTTGCGCAATGCCACGATTACCACCATTGCGCCGACCGGCAGTTTGAGCATCATCGCCGGTTGTAGCAGCGGGATTGAGCCTTACTTTGCCCTTGCCTTTGAGCGCAACATCCTCGACGGTACCAGGCTGAAAGAGGTTAACCCTTATTTAAGGGCGGAACTGGAAAAGCGGGGCATCTGGAATCAGGCGCTGGAACAGGCTTTATTTGCCGAGGGGAAGCTGAGTAAGATTCCCGATGTGCCGGACGATTTGAAGTTGCGGTTTGTTACCGCACTGGAGTTGACTCCAGAGGAGCACATCCGGATGCAGGCGGCGTTCCAGCGCTATGTGCAGAATGCGGTGAGCAAGACGGTGAATCTGGCAAATCAGGCGAGTGAAGAGGATGTACGCCGGGTGTTCCTTTTAGCCTATGAACTGGGTTGTAAAGGGGTGACGGTCTATCGGGACGGGTCAAGGGCAGCCCAGGTTTTGTCGGTGCAGAGTACCGCAGAGGCGGTTAAACCGCGGGGTCGGGCGCCTTTGTTAACCGGGGTGACGCGGAAGATGGCAACCGGCTGCGGCAACCTGTATGTGACGATTAACCGGGATGAGAGCGGCCGGTTGTTTGAGGTGTTTACCAACATCGGTAAAGCCGGGGTGTGTGCTCAGGCGCAGGCGGAGGCGATGGGCCGGCTGGTTTCGCTTGCTTTGCGCAGCGGAGTTGAACCCAGGCAGATTGTCAAACAGTTGAAGGGGATTTCGTGCCAGTCGCACGCCTGGTCAAAAAATGATAAGATTACCAGTTGTGCCGATGCCATCGCCAAGGCGCTGGAACAGGAGTTGGGTGAGGTTGTGGAGGTGGAGAAGGGTAAAGAGGGCGCCTGTCCAGACTGTGGTGGCAGGGTGGAGTTTCAGGAGGGGTGTCTGGTTTGCGTCTCGTGCGGTTTCAGTAAGTGTCCGTAA
- a CDS encoding DUF554 domain-containing protein, translated as MLGTLVNVATVIIGSLIGIFLHTRLPQRLTQTAFGAIGIFTLFLGVSMALKTHHILILVFSILPGAIIGELLQIDQRLNRAIEKLKTRFALKADRFTEGLISAFLLFCMGSMTILGAIEEGLGKPPTLYFTKALLDGVAAVALSAALGIGVLFSVLPLFLYQAGLTLIVRLLGNTLNPIIADELTAVGGLILIGLGINLLQIKEIKILNLLPALIIAPLLALIFIH; from the coding sequence GTGCTTGGCACACTCGTCAATGTCGCCACCGTCATCATCGGCAGCCTCATCGGCATCTTCCTTCACACCCGTTTGCCCCAACGCCTTACCCAAACCGCATTTGGCGCAATTGGTATCTTCACCCTGTTCCTCGGCGTCTCAATGGCGCTGAAAACCCACCACATCCTGATTCTCGTCTTTTCCATCCTGCCCGGTGCCATCATCGGCGAACTGCTCCAAATTGACCAGCGGCTCAACCGGGCAATTGAAAAACTGAAAACCCGTTTTGCCTTAAAAGCCGACCGCTTCACCGAAGGATTGATTTCCGCATTTCTTTTGTTCTGTATGGGCTCAATGACCATCCTCGGTGCCATTGAAGAAGGCTTGGGCAAACCACCCACCCTTTACTTCACCAAGGCGCTCCTGGATGGAGTTGCTGCGGTTGCACTCAGCGCCGCGCTCGGCATCGGCGTTCTGTTCTCGGTCCTGCCCCTGTTCCTTTACCAGGCCGGTCTAACCCTTATTGTGCGCCTGCTCGGCAACACCTTAAACCCCATCATCGCCGATGAACTAACCGCAGTGGGCGGGCTCATCCTTATCGGTCTCGGTATCAACCTCCTCCAAATCAAGGAGATAAAAATCCTCAACCTCCTGCCCGCCCTCATCATCGCCCCGCTCCTTGCCCTCATCTTCATCCACTAA
- a CDS encoding nitroreductase, with amino-acid sequence MDFYEVINRRLSVRAYKSDPVPDEVLNRILEAGRRAPSAKNYQPWKFIVVKDVAVRQALVPACRNQAFIAQAPVVICGCAIEEQAWKGMGGYWSAAVVDVTIALEHIILAATAEGLGTCWIGAFIEEEVRKVLEIPEGVKPVALTPLGYPAQEPKPRDRKPLSEIVCFDRYR; translated from the coding sequence ATGGATTTTTATGAGGTGATAAATCGGCGTTTGAGTGTTCGGGCGTACAAAAGCGACCCGGTGCCGGATGAGGTCTTGAACCGAATCCTGGAGGCGGGAAGGCGGGCGCCCTCAGCGAAGAACTATCAGCCCTGGAAGTTTATTGTGGTGAAGGACGTGGCGGTGCGCCAGGCGCTGGTGCCGGCGTGCCGCAATCAGGCGTTTATCGCCCAGGCGCCGGTGGTCATCTGCGGTTGTGCGATTGAGGAGCAGGCGTGGAAGGGTATGGGTGGTTACTGGTCCGCGGCGGTGGTGGATGTGACAATTGCGCTGGAGCACATCATTTTGGCGGCAACCGCCGAAGGTTTAGGGACCTGCTGGATTGGCGCATTTATTGAGGAGGAGGTGCGCAAGGTGTTGGAAATTCCTGAGGGGGTAAAGCCGGTCGCGCTCACGCCATTAGGTTATCCGGCACAGGAGCCCAAACCCCGGGACCGCAAGCCGCTGAGCGAGATTGTCTGTTTTGACCGTTACCGGTAG
- the rimI gene encoding ribosomal protein S18-alanine N-acetyltransferase produces the protein MDQEDKRGNVLIRQMTEADLDRVMMIETQTFPNPWRRSFFASDIFRPDALCVVAEDSRRVVGYLIAWGREEVHIANIAVAPEVRRQGIGSRLMETALQFARHQGADSVYLEVRISNTGAQKFYRRFGFVPTYIRRGYYENGEDAIVMELEVRERK, from the coding sequence ATGGACCAGGAAGATAAACGCGGAAATGTCCTTATCCGGCAGATGACCGAAGCGGATCTTGACCGGGTGATGATGATTGAAACCCAGACCTTTCCCAACCCCTGGCGCCGTTCCTTCTTTGCCTCGGACATCTTTCGGCCTGATGCCCTGTGCGTCGTTGCTGAAGACTCCCGGCGCGTGGTCGGCTATCTCATCGCCTGGGGACGGGAAGAGGTCCACATCGCCAACATCGCGGTTGCCCCTGAAGTCCGGCGCCAGGGTATCGGTAGCCGTTTGATGGAAACCGCACTCCAGTTTGCCCGGCATCAGGGCGCCGATTCGGTCTATCTTGAGGTCCGCATCTCCAACACCGGCGCGCAAAAGTTTTACCGCCGATTCGGCTTTGTTCCGACCTACATCCGCCGGGGCTATTACGAGAACGGCGAAGACGCCATCGTTATGGAACTGGAGGTCAGGGAAAGAAAGTAA
- a CDS encoding TonB-dependent receptor → MVLLFLVSLLTPSGVFQGQVFDATTRAPVPFAEVEVAPAGLKVIADSLGSFQVNTDGLDEKFTITVSRLGYETRVWKDVTVDKTTVFYLLPRAIPVSGVTSTASRLGALVAVAQPLAVIKNEPSRTQGFNDVGGVIGADGGAQINDYGNLTTVMLRGANAEQTVVMLDGVRLNSSLNNIADLSLIPLVFAEEVEVMRGGASALYGANPIGGVVNIKTPEPKKGGARVGLGVGSLGRRNGSVVISVPGTVNFLFAGGLLQSKNRWSYRDALDSVRTRLNCDISRGDLLLKSQTRFWDRHYLSFSGVLGVADRGSPGPISFPSDSARLRDSRLMTILGYDLQESDNARLSCRFSHQRTWQNYFNPSIYFTANDTHQIYQTGVNLNQWFSPLRWFTGNLGLESFIEQAKSTKVGSPNRTTTALYLEVGISGGGLELKPAVRYDLLMSKGGLTGEVPVKRSYGAVSPKLALIVSRFYPMSFYLGVNRSFRAPTFNELWWPDDGWTAGNAGLAPEFGTGIDGGVGYEMAGKGRLRLGVYGTQFSNLIQWLPDNNLKYQPVNVASATVSGGELEADFGFGWFGFNLNATLQRCRTEGKVLPYRPLLSGKGRVWLAYLGNNEPPVVKLLLSGRAVSNRFTNKDNTDTLPKFAIFDAEMVIDPIRALTWKNNWHCQLALGCRNIFNQQYQEIKDYPLPDMNVYLEIDIGL, encoded by the coding sequence ATGGTTCTACTGTTCTTAGTTTCCCTTCTTACCCCATCCGGGGTTTTCCAGGGTCAGGTTTTTGACGCCACGACAAGAGCACCGGTGCCGTTTGCCGAGGTTGAGGTTGCGCCCGCCGGGTTAAAGGTAATCGCCGATTCGCTGGGAAGTTTTCAGGTTAATACCGATGGTCTCGATGAAAAATTTACCATAACAGTATCACGGCTCGGGTACGAAACGCGGGTGTGGAAGGATGTTACTGTTGATAAAACAACGGTGTTTTACCTTTTACCCCGGGCGATTCCGGTCTCAGGGGTAACAAGCACCGCGAGCCGGCTTGGTGCGCTCGTCGCGGTTGCCCAGCCGTTAGCAGTGATAAAAAATGAGCCGAGCCGGACCCAAGGTTTTAACGATGTCGGTGGAGTTATTGGGGCGGATGGTGGTGCGCAGATAAACGACTACGGCAATCTGACCACGGTTATGCTGCGCGGGGCGAATGCCGAACAAACGGTAGTGATGCTTGACGGTGTGCGGTTAAACTCAAGCCTTAACAACATCGCTGACCTCAGTTTGATTCCCCTGGTGTTTGCCGAGGAGGTGGAGGTGATGCGGGGTGGTGCCTCAGCCTTGTACGGAGCGAATCCGATTGGCGGTGTCGTGAACATAAAAACCCCGGAGCCGAAAAAAGGTGGTGCCAGAGTTGGTTTAGGGGTGGGTTCGCTGGGCAGGCGTAATGGTAGCGTAGTGATTTCTGTGCCGGGAACGGTGAACTTCCTTTTTGCCGGTGGTTTGTTACAGTCAAAAAATCGGTGGAGTTATCGTGATGCGCTTGATTCGGTCCGGACCCGTTTGAACTGTGACATCAGCCGGGGTGATTTGCTTTTGAAGTCGCAAACAAGGTTCTGGGACCGGCACTACCTGTCTTTCTCCGGGGTGCTTGGTGTTGCAGACCGGGGTTCGCCCGGTCCGATTTCCTTTCCTTCGGACAGCGCCCGGCTCCGGGATTCAAGGTTGATGACGATTCTTGGTTACGACCTGCAGGAGTCGGACAATGCCCGGCTCAGCTGCCGTTTCTCTCATCAGCGCACCTGGCAGAACTACTTTAACCCTTCAATCTACTTTACCGCGAACGACACCCACCAGATATATCAGACCGGTGTTAATCTCAATCAGTGGTTTAGCCCGCTGCGGTGGTTTACCGGTAATCTTGGTCTGGAGTCGTTTATTGAGCAGGCAAAGAGTACAAAGGTCGGCAGTCCGAACCGGACAACAACCGCACTGTACCTTGAAGTCGGAATCTCCGGGGGCGGGCTGGAACTGAAACCGGCGGTGCGCTACGACCTGTTAATGAGCAAAGGTGGATTAACCGGGGAGGTACCAGTTAAACGGAGTTATGGGGCGGTTAGCCCGAAACTGGCGCTGATTGTAAGCCGATTTTACCCGATGAGTTTTTATCTGGGGGTGAACCGCTCTTTTCGTGCGCCAACATTTAATGAGTTGTGGTGGCCCGATGATGGCTGGACCGCAGGGAATGCGGGTCTGGCACCCGAATTTGGAACCGGAATTGATGGCGGTGTTGGTTATGAGATGGCGGGTAAAGGCAGGCTGCGATTGGGAGTTTATGGAACACAGTTTTCTAATCTAATTCAATGGCTACCGGACAACAACCTCAAATATCAACCGGTTAATGTGGCATCAGCCACGGTTAGTGGCGGGGAGTTAGAAGCCGATTTTGGTTTTGGGTGGTTTGGGTTCAATCTGAATGCGACATTGCAGCGGTGTCGAACCGAAGGAAAGGTGTTGCCTTACAGGCCCTTACTTTCCGGAAAAGGTAGGGTTTGGCTGGCGTATTTGGGGAACAACGAGCCGCCGGTTGTTAAGTTACTCTTAAGCGGAAGGGCGGTATCAAATCGGTTTACCAATAAGGATAACACCGACACGCTCCCTAAATTTGCAATCTTTGATGCCGAGATGGTGATTGACCCGATTCGCGCACTAACCTGGAAGAACAACTGGCACTGCCAACTGGCATTGGGCTGCAGGAACATATTCAACCAGCAGTATCAGGAGATAAAAGACTATCCGTTACCAGACATGAATGTCTATTTAGAAATAGATATTGGTTTATAG
- a CDS encoding M23 family metallopeptidase, translating into MIPPPLTPPPAKTAKPLSRWLLLIPIISAATIALFLFRVKRPPAPVCGPELPNPDSIYHTGATLDKNEVLAQLLRRFCLTETTINTIYAALRRTDFDFRKMKPGDSVSFYYQGLNLARVDYHPNLITTYEVSLDSAGNATAQKIIKPVDTVKCIFTGTIENSLWNSLLKIGGTPELVVNFAEILRYDIDFFTECNNGDTFELLVDQLNVDGKTYGYGRIYAVHYKSKTENVYGFYFKDPSGRWDYYNEKGQSLRKTVLRSPLSFAKVSSYFGMRFHPILRIYRPHQGVDYVAPRGTPVSAIADGTVIRARWCGGYGHLVEIKHSGGLVSRYGHLSKYGPGIKEGRFVRQGATVGYVGATGLATGPHLHFEIRKGGKPVNPLKVIPPRAEPVAKKYLQLFNETKDYYLSLIKKVNSLNHQDSSITNYKPISISK; encoded by the coding sequence ATGATTCCGCCACCCCTAACCCCACCTCCCGCGAAAACAGCAAAACCGCTTTCCCGCTGGCTACTCCTTATCCCGATTATCAGCGCGGCGACGATCGCCCTTTTCCTCTTCCGGGTCAAACGCCCGCCGGCACCGGTATGTGGTCCCGAACTTCCGAACCCGGACTCAATTTACCATACCGGCGCCACCCTTGACAAAAATGAAGTGCTTGCCCAGCTCCTGCGGCGCTTTTGCCTGACCGAAACGACGATCAACACCATCTACGCCGCCCTCCGCCGCACCGACTTCGACTTCCGCAAGATGAAGCCGGGCGACTCGGTTTCCTTCTACTATCAAGGCTTGAACCTTGCCCGTGTTGACTACCACCCGAACTTAATCACCACCTATGAAGTTTCTCTGGACTCAGCGGGTAATGCAACCGCACAAAAAATAATAAAACCCGTTGACACGGTTAAATGCATCTTCACGGGCACAATTGAAAACTCCCTCTGGAACTCGTTACTCAAAATCGGCGGGACTCCCGAACTGGTCGTCAACTTTGCCGAAATCCTGCGCTACGACATTGACTTTTTCACCGAATGCAACAACGGCGACACCTTTGAACTGCTCGTTGACCAGTTGAATGTTGATGGTAAGACCTACGGCTATGGCCGAATCTATGCGGTCCACTACAAGAGCAAAACCGAAAATGTTTACGGCTTCTACTTTAAAGACCCCTCAGGTCGCTGGGACTACTACAACGAAAAGGGCCAATCACTGCGCAAGACTGTGCTCCGTTCGCCGCTCTCCTTTGCCAAAGTGTCCTCCTACTTCGGCATGCGGTTCCATCCCATTTTAAGGATTTACCGCCCGCATCAGGGCGTTGACTATGTGGCACCGCGCGGCACTCCGGTGAGCGCCATCGCTGACGGCACCGTGATCAGGGCGCGCTGGTGTGGTGGTTATGGCCACCTGGTAGAAATAAAACATTCCGGCGGTCTTGTCTCCCGCTATGGCCATCTGTCTAAGTATGGTCCTGGAATAAAAGAGGGCAGATTTGTCCGGCAGGGCGCAACCGTAGGCTATGTGGGCGCTACCGGGCTTGCGACCGGTCCCCACCTCCACTTTGAAATTCGCAAAGGGGGCAAACCGGTCAATCCACTAAAAGTTATACCGCCAAGAGCAGAGCCGGTCGCCAAAAAGTATCTGCAACTATTTAACGAAACTAAGGATTACTACCTCTCTTTAATAAAGAAGGTTAACAGCCTCAACCATCAGGACTCATCCATCACCAACTATAAACCAATATCTATTTCTAAATAG